Below is a window of Candidatus Eisenbacteria bacterium DNA.
TGGGCCCGCGCCAGTGCCGAGGCCCCGGCCTCGAATGCGGCCAGCGAGGCGGACAGCAGGCGGGCATCCGCCAGGTGCACGTGGCCGTCCACGAACAGCACGTGGGGGGCGCGGGCCGCGCGCCAGCCGACGTTGCGGCCGGCGCTGGAGACCCGCGCCGGATTCTCCAGCAGGCGCACCCCGGGGTGCGCGGCGGCGATCCGCTCCACGCACGCCCGGGTGCCGTCGCGGGAGCCCCCGTCCACCACGAGCACCTCGTAGTCGCGTTCGGGCAGGTCCTGCGCCAGGAGCATGGCCAGCGTCGCGGGCAGGAAGCGCTCCTCGTCAAGCACGGGGAGCACCACCGAGAGGCGCGGCGCGGGATTTCCGGAAGTCACGGCGGAGACCGTCGGCTACGGGGCGAAGGTTGCGGGGCGAAGGCCGCCCGCCGGCGCGGGGATCCCGGGGGCCGAACCCACGGCGGGGACCGCATCCAGGAGCCCGCCCAGCGGGGCGAAACGGAACGCCCGGAACAGCCCCTCGAGCACCCGGGCGGTGCGCCCGAGGCCGGTGTAGTGGAAGAAGCGCGAGGCGGCCGGGGCCGGCACGCGAGGCTGGCCCGGGTCCAGCTCCCAGGGGTGCACGTTCACGATGCCCGGGCTGCCCCGGCGCTCGCAGGCGCGCAGCGCGGCGTGGTGCACCGCGGGCGGCAGCAGGCGCAGGTATGCGCCGGAGGCGGCCGGCAGCCGCCATGGGCCCAGCGGCAGGGCGGTCATGGGGAACTCCACCACCGAGCCCCCCCCTTCCACCGGCACCCGGTAGGGCGAGAGCGGCGCGTCCGGGATGCCGTAGCGCCGGCGGGCGATCGGATACACGCTGGAGTCGTACGCGATCCCCTGGTCCGCCAGCACGTCGTAGGCCCACAGGCTGCGGCGGGTCACCGAGTAGCTGGGCGCGCGGTAGCCCAGGATCGGCCCGCCGGTCTTCTCCCCCAGCACCTCGAGACTTCGGCGCAGGTCGGCGGCGAAGCGCTCCGGCCCCTGGGAGTAGAGCAGTTCGTGCGCCTGGCCGTGGCTGGCGATCTCGTGGCCCGCGGCCTGGATCTCCGCCAGCCAGGAGCCGGCGCGCTCGGCGCACCAGCCCAGCACGAAGAACGTCCCGCGCACGTCGTGGGCGCGGCACAGTTCCAGGATGCGCTCCACGTTGCGCCCCACCCGGGACTCGTGGCGGGCCCACTCGTCCCGACCCACCACCGCCTCGAACCCGTGCACCTGGAAGTGCTCCTCCACGTCCACGGTGAACGCGTGCGTCAAAACGCCTCCAGCGCCGGGAACGGCAGCGCGCGCAGCAGGTGCGGGGAAAGCGTGGCCAGGAAGCGCGCCATCTGTGCGTCGGTGGCCTCCACGCCCGCGGGCAGCACCGGGGCCGAGAGGCGCACGAACGCGGCGTCCGTGGGACGGCGCAGCAGGGCGTTGCGCACCAGGTCCGCCTTGAGCGCGTACTCGTCCCGGATCAGGCCCGCGCGGGTCATGAACCAGTAGTAGACCACCTCGCGGTGCTCGCCGCGCGCGATCAGGAAGCGGTTCACGGTGGCGGTGTGCGGACCCAGGGGCATCCGCACCGGGGTGTTGGACACGATGGTCCACCCTCCCCCGGGCAGGCAGTTCTTCGGCGAGTGGATCTGCGCGCCGGTGCGCTGCCCGCGGAAGTAGGCCACGAACAGCCACACGTCCCGCAGCGGCCCGGGCGCCTGGTACTCGCGCATCAGCGTGGTGTCCGCGCTCAGGACCTGGTAGATGCGCGGGTCGAAGCGCTCGTCGTGGCCGGCCCAGTCGTCGAGGCTCACGGGGATGCGGTCCAGGTGCGCCATCTCCGGCGGGGCCACCTCGTGCGAGCGGAGCGCGCGCGCGTACAGGCCCGCGGCCAGCACCAGCGCCCACACCGCCATCAGCGCGGGGCGGAACAGGGCTCCTGCGGGGCGGGCGCTCACGGGACCTCCGAGGGCGGCGGGGGCGGCGGGATATGCAGCTTGATGCCGCCGCGCAACGTGGCCGAGACCAGCGCCAGCGCCACCATCGCGAAGGCGAACACCAGCAGGCCCATGGACTCGTGGATGGCGCCCTCCGCCCACTTCTGTCCGCCCAGGTACACGCCCAGGCCGGTGGCGAACACCCGCAGCGCGTTGCCCGCGATGGCGATGGGCACGGTGCTCAGGAAGACGAACCAGCGCTTCCAGGCGCGCTCCTGCCCGAAGCGGCCCCACAGCGCCCCCAGCGCCAGCAGGCTCACCAGCGAGCGCAGTCCGCTGCACGCCTCGGCCACCTCGAGGAAGCCGGTGGGCAGCTCGATGGTGTTGCCGATGCGCACCGCCGGGATCTGGATGGCCGAGAGCCCCGCCGTGGCCAGCTTCGCGGCCAGCTGCTGCAGCGGAAAACTCAGGCTGTAGTAGACGACGTAGGGGATCGGCACCGCGAATTGCAGGAACGCCACCGGAAACACGCACAGACGGGCCCACTCGGCCCCGCACCCGAACCACAGCAGCCCGCCCAGCAGCATCACCAGCGAGGTGCGCTGGAGGAAGTACTCCGCCCCGGCGGTGCCCAGCAGCAGCAGCGCCAGGGCCGGGATCACCAGCAGCAGGGCGCGCAGGTCCACGCGCAGGGGCGCCTTCGCCAGGTCGGCGCGGCGCGACCACAGCAGGTAGGCGGTCACCGGCGGGACCAGGAACCCGTGAGAGTAGTTGTCGTCGTGGGACCAGTCGGACCA
It encodes the following:
- a CDS encoding DUF3473 domain-containing protein; amino-acid sequence: MTHAFTVDVEEHFQVHGFEAVVGRDEWARHESRVGRNVERILELCRAHDVRGTFFVLGWCAERAGSWLAEIQAAGHEIASHGQAHELLYSQGPERFAADLRRSLEVLGEKTGGPILGYRAPSYSVTRRSLWAYDVLADQGIAYDSSVYPIARRRYGIPDAPLSPYRVPVEGGGSVVEFPMTALPLGPWRLPAASGAYLRLLPPAVHHAALRACERRGSPGIVNVHPWELDPGQPRVPAPAASRFFHYTGLGRTARVLEGLFRAFRFAPLGGLLDAVPAVGSAPGIPAPAGGLRPATFAP
- the epsI gene encoding EpsI family protein, with product MSARPAGALFRPALMAVWALVLAAGLYARALRSHEVAPPEMAHLDRIPVSLDDWAGHDERFDPRIYQVLSADTTLMREYQAPGPLRDVWLFVAYFRGQRTGAQIHSPKNCLPGGGWTIVSNTPVRMPLGPHTATVNRFLIARGEHREVVYYWFMTRAGLIRDEYALKADLVRNALLRRPTDAAFVRLSAPVLPAGVEATDAQMARFLATLSPHLLRALPFPALEAF
- a CDS encoding exosortase/archaeosortase family protein, with product MSTIDTGRPAAPGARAMLPWALLVAATLAFIYAPVLADLWSDWSHDDNYSHGFLVPPVTAYLLWSRRADLAKAPLRVDLRALLLVIPALALLLLGTAGAEYFLQRTSLVMLLGGLLWFGCGAEWARLCVFPVAFLQFAVPIPYVVYYSLSFPLQQLAAKLATAGLSAIQIPAVRIGNTIELPTGFLEVAEACSGLRSLVSLLALGALWGRFGQERAWKRWFVFLSTVPIAIAGNALRVFATGLGVYLGGQKWAEGAIHESMGLLVFAFAMVALALVSATLRGGIKLHIPPPPPPSEVP